In Haemorhous mexicanus isolate bHaeMex1 chromosome 6, bHaeMex1.pri, whole genome shotgun sequence, a single window of DNA contains:
- the ZFP91 gene encoding E3 ubiquitin-protein ligase ZFP91 isoform X2: protein MRAEAPKEEKEEEEEEVSGALSHGSPVGTARPSRSWRSSRTAAARQRDPENSRASRSKAGSLQLICKSEPNADQLEYVVTDEHQSPDGVSDDDEEMLISEEEVPFKDDPRDETYKPHLEKEAPKQRRKASKGKEEKERQKEIKVEVKEENEFQEDEEPPRKRGRRRKDDKSPRLPKRRKKPPIQYVRCEMEGCGTVLAHPRYLQHHIKYQHLLKKKYVCPHPSCGRLFRLQKQLLRHAKHHTDQRDYICEYCARAFKSSHNLAVHRMIHTGEKPLQCEICGFTCRQKASLNWHMKKHDADSFYQFSCNICGKKFEKKDSVVAHKAKSHPEVLIAEALAANAGALITSTDILGTNPEAIVPPTDGQGLPLLPDPLGSAPPADCLLLSPEGMPKPYCGGAERVSLVADGKLFVGSGSSANPEGLVMNTEMLGASTEVLIEDSDSTGP, encoded by the exons CTCCcaaagaagagaaggaggaggaggaggaggaagtgtCCGGCGCGCTCAGCCATGGCTCTCCCGTGGGCacggcccggcccagccggaGCTGGCGCAGCAGCCGGACGGCGGCCGCCCGCCAGCGCGACCCCGAGAACTCCCGCGCCTCCAGATCCAAGgctggctccctgcagctcatCTGCAAGTCAGAGCCCAACGCCGACCAGCTGGAGTACG TGGTCACAGACGAGCATCAGTCTCCAGATGGAGTCAG tgatgatgatgaggagATGCTCATCAGTGAGGAAGAAGTTCCCTTCAAAGATGATCCCAGAGATGAGACCTACAAGCCCCACCTAGAGAA GGAAGCaccaaagcaaaggagaaaagctagcaaggggaaggaggaaaaagaaaggcagaaagagaTTAAAGTGGAAGTGAAAGAAGAGAATGAGTTTCAGGAGGATGAAGAACCACCAAGGAA gaggggaaggaggagaaaggatgACAAGAGCCCAAGGCTGCCCAAGAGAAG GAAGAAGCCTCCGATCCAGTATGTCCGCTGTGAGATGGAAGGCTGCGGCACGGTCCTGGCTCACCCGCGGTACCTGCAG CATCACATAAAATATCAGCActtactgaagaaaaaatacGTGTGTCCTCATCCCTCCTGTGGTCGGCTCTTCAGGCTCCAGAAGCAGCTCCTGCGGCATGCCAAACATCACACAG ATCAAAGGGATTACATCTGCGAGTACTGTGCCCGGGCCTTCAAGAGCTCCCACAACTTGGCAGTGCACCGGATGATCCACACGGGCGAGAAGCCCTTGCA gtgtgAGATCTGCGGATTCACCTGCCGGCAGAAGGCTTCCCTCAACTGGCACATGAAGAAGCACGATGCAGACTCCTTCTACCAGTTCTCCTGCAATATTTGTGGCAAGAAATTTGAGAAGAAGGACAGCGTCGTGGCCCACAAAGCCAAGAGTCACCCCGAAGTGCTCATTGCTGAAGCACTGGCTGCCAACGCGGGTGCCCTGATCACCAGCACCGATATCCTGGGCACTAATCCCGAGGCCATTGTGCCGCCCACAGATGGCCAGGGCCTCCCGCTGCTCCCTGACCCCCTGGGCAGTGCTCCCCCAGCAGATTGCCTGCTGCTGAGCCCGGAGGGGATGCCAAAGCCCTACTGTGGCGGGGCAGAGCGAGTGAGCCTGGTGGCTGACGGCAAGCTCTTTGtgggcagcggcagcagcgcgAACCCAGAGGGGCTGGTCATGAACACAGAGATGCTGGGAGCCAGCACCGAGGTGCTCATTGAAGATTCAGACTCCACTGGACCCTAG
- the CNTF gene encoding ciliary neurotrophic factor: MAAAESPSAALRRRDLCSRGIRLAGKMRADVVDLLDAYVEQQGLDASASVAAVEGVPLAAVERWDEQTGTQRLLENLAAYRAFRALLAQMLEEQREQLGEADAGLGRALAAVLLQVSAFAYHLEELLRLESRGIPGEEGDEEEDGPPPPPRLSLFERKLRGLGVLRELAQWAVRSVRDLRQLAKPSSATGTAPGLPESP; this comes from the exons ATGGCGGCCGCAGAGAGCCCCTCCGCTGCCCTCCGCCGCCGCGACCTCTGCAGCCGCGGCATCCGCCTGGCCGGCAAGATGCGCGCGGATGTCGTCGACCTCCTGGACGCCTAC gtggagcagcagggcttggaTGCCTCGGCCAGTGTGGCAGCAGTGGAGGGGGTGCCGCTGGCGGCGGTGGAGCGCTGGGACGAGCAGACGGGCACCCAGCGGCTGCTGGAGAACCTGGCGGCCTACCGGGCCTTCCGCGCCCTGCTGGCCCAGATGCTGGAGGAGCAGCGGGAGCAGCTGGGTGAGGCCGACGCGGGCCTGGGCCGGGCGCTGGCGGCTGTCCTGCTCCAGGTCTCGGCCTTTGCCTACCACCTCGAGGAGCTGCTGCGGCTGGAGAGCCGCGGGATCCCCGGCGAGGAGGGGGACGAGGAGGAGGACgggccgccgcccccgccgcgcctcAGCCTCTTCGAGCGGAAGCTGCGGGGCCTCGGCGTGCTGCGGGAGCTGGCCCAGTGGGCCGTCAGGTCCGTGCGGGACCTGCGGCAGCTCGCCAAGCCCAGCTCGGCCACCggcacagcccctggcctgCCCGAGAGCCCCTGA
- the DTX4 gene encoding E3 ubiquitin-protein ligase DTX4, protein MLLASAVVVWEWLNEHGRWRPYSPAVSHHIEAVARAGPRAGGSVVLGQADSRLAPYIIDLQSMHQFRQDTGTIRPVRRSYYDPSSAPGKGVVWEWENDSGTWTPYDMDVGITIQRAYEKQHPWVDLSAIGFCYVIDFATMGQINRQTQRKRRVRRRLDMVYPLVSGTLPKSQSWPASPGAAAAPPVPACTCPQCLLVMSVKAAAAGPGTSTLQPRKAAPAPPAAPKPPLPAAGPKAPDGVAAGRGSLKPLAAQGGRRQAASTPALSSAGASGSPPGVGSGKGSRPSLGTLNRSHLQRLAIAQSRVLIASGVPTVPVKNLTGSSPVNPALAGITGILMSAAGLPVCLTRPPKLVLHPPPVSKSEIQSIPGISHSCRKTTKKQAKKGKTPEEVLKKYLQKVRHPPDEDCTICMERLSAPSGYKGPQPAVKPDLVGKLVKCSHVFHLHCLVAMYNNGNKDGSLQCPTCKTIYGVKTGTQPPGKMEYHIIPHALPGHADCKTIRIIYNIPPGVQGPEHPNPGKSFTARGFPRHCYLPDSEKGRKVLKLLLVAWDRRLIFAIGTSSTTGESDTVIWNEIHHKTEFGSNLTGHGYPDINYLDNVLAELAAQGITEESLAQEKD, encoded by the exons ATGCTGCTGGCCTCGGCCGTGGTGGTGTGGGAATGGCTGAACGAGCACGGGCGCTGGCGGCCCTACAGCCCGGCCGTCAGCCACCACATCGAGGCGGTGGCCCGCGCCgggccgcgggcgggcggcagCGTGGTGCTGGGCCAGGCCGACAGCCGCCTGGCGCCCTACATCATCGACCTGCAGTCCATGCACCAGTTCCGCCAGGACACCG GCACCATCCGGCCTGTCCGGCGCAGCTACTACGATCCGTCCTCGGCGCCGGGCAAGGGAGTCGTCTGGGAATGGGAGAATGACAGCGGTACGTGGACACCCTACGACATGGACGTGGGCATCACCATCCAGCGCGCCTATGAGAAGCAGCACCCCTGGGTGGACCTGAGCGCCATCGGCTTCTGCTACGTCATCGACTTCGCCACCATGGGCCAGATCAACCGGCAGACCCAGCGCAAGCGCCGCGTCCGCCGGCGCCTCGACATGGTCTACCCGCTGGTGTCGGGCACCCTGCCCAAGTCGCAGTCGTGGCCGGCCAgccccggggcggcggcggccccgccggTGCCCGCCTGCACGTGTCCCCAGTGCCTCCTGGTCATGAGCGTCaaagccgccgccgccggccccggcaCCTCCACCCTGCAGCCCCGCAAAgccgcccccgcgccgccgGCCGCCCCCAAGCCCCCGCTGCCCGCGGCGGGGCCGAAGGCGCCGGACGGTGTGGCCGCGGGGCGCGGCTCGCTGAAGCCGCTGGCGGCGCAGGGGGGCCGGCGGCAGGCGGCCAGCACGCCCGCCCTGAGCTCGGCCGGCGCCTCCGGCAGCCCTCCCGGCGTGGGCAGCGGCAAAGGCTCCCGGCCCAGCCTCGGCACCCTGAACCGCAGCCACCTGCAGCGCCTGGCCATCGCCCAGTCCCGCGTGCTCATCGCCTCCGG GGTCCCCACCGTCCCTGTGAAGAACCTCACTGGCTCCAGCCCCGTCAACCCAGCACTGGCAG ggatCACGGGGATCCTCAtgagtgctgctgggctgcctgtgTGCCTGACCCGGCCCCCCAAGCTGGTGCTGCACCCCCCGCCCGTCAGCAAGAGCGAGATCCAGTCCATCCCCGGCATCTCCCACTCCTGCCGCAAGACCACCAAGAAACAGGCCAAGAAGG GTAAAACCCCAGAGGAGGTGCTGAAGAAATACCTGCAGAAGGTGCGGCATCCGCCAGATGAG GACTGCACCATCTGCATGGAGCGCCTCTCTGCCCCCTCTGGCTACAAGGGGCCCCAGCCAGCCGTCAAGCCTGACCTCGTGGGGAAGCTGGTCAAGTGCAGCCACGTCTTCCACCTCCACTGCCTGGTGGCCATGTACAACAACGGCAACAAG GATGGGAGTCTGCAGTGTCCCACCTGCAAAACCATCTATGGGGTGAAGACGGGGACGCAGCCTCCCGGGAAGATGGAATATCACATCATCCCCCACGCGCTGCCCGGCCACGCCGACTGCAAAACCATCCGCATCATCTACAACATCCCCCCGGGGGtgcag GGACCAGAGCATCCAAACCCTGGGAAGAGCTTCACGGCCCGTGGCTTCCCCCGGCACTGCTACCTGCCGGACAGcgagaagggcaggaag GTACTGAAGTTGCTGCTGGTGGCCTGGGACCGGCGCCTGATCTTCGCCATCGGGACCTCCAGCACCACGGGCGAGTCGGACACGGTGATCTGGAACGAGATCCACCACAAGACAGAGTTCGGCTCCAACCTCACTGGCCACGGCTACCCCGACATCAACTACCTGGACAAtgtcctggctgagctggcagcccAGGGCATCACCGAGGAGAGCCTGGCACAGGAGAAGGACTGA
- the MPEG1 gene encoding macrophage-expressed gene 1 protein: protein MGWGLGGASLTWALLAWVTGAEQPQELLSSSEFGMCSKTLKLSRLEVLPGGGWDNLRNLDMGRVINLGYSQCKTTEDGSYLIPDEIFTIPRKQSNLDMNSEIIESWKDYQSITSASINLELSLFSSINGKFSSDFHRTKTHQVRDKAVTTRVQVRNLVYTAKIDPEAALDKAFKKQLLTIASHLENNQTQMADFLAEVLVLNYGTHTITSVDAGATLVQEDQIKATLLKDSWATRSTVTASAGVAFHSIVNVGTKESLDVSSGFTKQYLDNRTSSRVESVGGTPFYPGITLKTWQEGIQNQLVALDRSGLPLYYFIKPSALPELPVPTVRRVARRVELAIRRYYTFNTAPGCTDASSPNFNFHANTDDGSCEGTVANFTFGGVFQECVGLGGPDTSALCRALEQRNPLTGAFSCPAAYTPVLLGVQEREEGHSHLECHNKCTLGIFCHRKCQDVFWLSRVQFSAYWCAASGPVAPNSGYLFGGLFSTHGANPVTGAPSCPSGFFPLKLFGELRVCVSQDYEAGAEYALPFGGFFSCQAGNPLAGQHRGTAEDAHAKGCPPGFSQHLALISDSCQVQFCVQAGLLTGGSLPPARLPPFTRPPANLPAVDTLLVRDGDSTWVRDGQSHVWRLARPEEAQHAAEMVGGRGLSGGEVAGVTVAVLAGLATGLGTAWYGHRRYRAKGYRELGTGHSPAPASPEHSTVLSVAEGYQQEVEGTVP, encoded by the coding sequence ATGGGctgggggctcgggggggcctcgctcacctgggcactgctggcgtgggtgacaggggctgagcagccccaggaactCTTGTCCTCTTCGGAGTTTGGGATGTGCAGCAAGACTTTGAAGCTCTCACGTCTGGAAGTTCTGCCGGGGGGGGGCTGGGATAACCTCAGGAATTTGGATATGGGCAGAGTCATCAACCTGGGCTACTCACAGTGCAAGACCACAGAAGATGGATCTTACCTTATCCCAGATGAGATCTTCACCATCCCCCGCAAGCAGAGCAACCTGGACATGAACTCCGAGATCATCGAGTCCTGGAAGGATTACCAGAGCATCACCTCTGCCTCCATCAACCTGGAGCTGTCCCTCTTCTCCTCCATCAACGGCAAATTCTCCAGCGACTTCCACCGCACCAAGACCCACCAGGTGAGAGACAAGGCTGTCACTACCCGGGTGCAAGTCAGGAACCTGGTTTACACTGCCAAGATCGACCCCGAGGCGGCGCTGGACAAGGCCTtcaagaagcagctgctgaccATCGCCAGCCACCTGGAGAACAACCAGACCCAGATGGCCGATTTCCTGGCCGAGGTGCTGGTGCTCAACTACGGCACCCACACCATCACCTCCGTGGATGCAGGAGCCACCTTGGTGCAGGAGGACCAGATCAAGGCTACCCTCCTGAAGGACAGCTGGGCCACACGGAGCACTGTCACCGCCTCAGCCGGCGTGGCCTTCCACAGCATCGTCAATGTGGGAACCAAGGAATCCCTGGATGTCAGCTCGGGCTTCACCAAGCAGTACCTGGACAACCGCACCAGCTCCAGGGTGGAGAGCGTCGGTGGGACCCCCTTTTACCCAGGCATCACCCTGAAGACGTGGCAGGAGGGGATTCAAAACCAGCTAGTGGCCCTGGACCGCTCGGGGCTGCCCCTGTACTATTTCATCAAGCCGAGCGCGCTGCCGGAGCTGCCGGTGCCCACGGTGCGGAGGGTGGCCCGGCGCGTGGAGCTCGCCATCCGCCGCTACTACACCTTCAACACCGCCCCGGGCTGCACCGACGCCTCCTCGCCCAACTTCAACTTCCACGCCAACACTGACGATGGCTCCTGCGAGGGCACCGTGGCCAACTTCACCTTCGGGGGAGTCTTCCAGGAGTGCGTGGGCCTGGGTGGTCCCGACACCAGCGCGCTGTGCCGGGCGCTGGAGCAGAGGAACCCCCTCACCGGGGCTTTCTCCTGCCCCGCCGCCTACACCCCGGTGCTGCTGGGCGTGCAGGAGCGGGAGGAGGGTCACAGCCACCTGGAGTGCCACAACAAGTGCACCCTGGGCATCTTCTGCCACCGCAAGTGCCAGGACGTCTTCTGGCTCTCCCGGGTGCAGTTCAGCGCCTACTGGTGCGCCGCGAGCGGGCCGGTGGCTCCGAACTCGGGGTACCTCTTCGGGGGGCTGTTCAGCACCCACGGCGCCAACCCCGTCACCGGAGCCCCGTCCTGTCCCTCGGGGTTCTTCCCACTGAAGCTCTTCGGTGAGCTCAGAGTGTGCGTGAGCCAGGATTACGAGGCGGGGGCCGAGTACGCGCTGCCCTTCGGGGGCTTCttcagctgccaggcagggaaccccctggctgggcagcaccGGGGCACGGCTGAGGACGCCCACGCCAAGGGCTGTCCCCCGGGCTTCAGCCAGCACCTGGCACTCATCAGCGACAGCTGCCAGGTGCAGTTCTGCGTCCAGGCCGGGCTCCTCACCGGGGGCTCGCTGCCGCCCGCCCGCCTGCCCCCCTTCACCCGGCCCCCCGCCAACCTGCCGGCCGTGGACACGCTGCTGGTGCGGGACGGGGACAGCACCTGGGTGAGGGACGGCCAGAGCCACGTGTGGCGGCTGGCACGGCCGGAGGAGGCGCAGCACGCGGCCGAAATGGTCGGGGGCCGGGGGCTGTCGGGGGGAGAGGTGGCCGGAGTGACCGTGGCcgtgctggctgggctggccaccggcctggggacagcctggtaCGGCCACCGGCGCTACAGGGCCAAGGGGTACCGCGAGCTGGGCACAGGCCACAGCCCGGCCCCCGCCAGCCCCGAGCACAGCACGGTGCTGAGTGTGGCAGAGGGATACCAGCAGGAGGTGGAGGGGACGGTGCCCTGA